The sequence below is a genomic window from Roseovarius nanhaiticus.
CAACGCGCGTTGCTCGGCCGAAGCAGATTGCCCCGTGGCAAAGGGCGCGGTGCGCTGCGGCGCGCGGCCCCAGATATGCAGGCCTTCGCCGAACTGGCTTTCCTTGATGTCGCACACGAAACGGTCGATCCGGGTGATCGCCTCGGCGCTGCAGCCGGCACGATCGAGACCCAGATCGTCCTCGACCCCCTGCGCCTGCGCCTCGTCACGGATATCGGATTGAAGCCGGTCACGGCGGCGTGGATCCAGCCCGTCGGCGTTAGAAAACTCGTCCAGCAGCGATTCGAGCCGCGCCAGCCGTTCGGGCGTGCCACTGGCGCGCATGGGGGGCGGGATATGGCCCAGCGTGACCGCGCCAATGCGCCGCTTGGCCTGCGCGGCCTCGCCGGGATCGTTGACGATAAATGGATAGATAACCGGCAGCGCGCCTGTCAGGACCTCGGGCCAGCAGGTTTCCGAGAGCGCCACCGATTTGCCCGGCAGCCATTCCAGCGTGCCATGCGCGCCGATATGAACCAGCGCGTCGACGCGGCTTTGCAGCCACAGATAGAAGGCGACATAGGCGTGGCGAGGTGTGCGGACCAGATCGTGATAGCTGTCCTCGCGGCCCTTGGGCGTATCGCGTTCGGGCTGTAGTGCGATCCATGCGTTGCCGCGCCGGGTGGCGGCGAAGTGAAAGGCACCGTTCTGGCAATCGGGATCGTCCTCGGGGTCGCCCCAGACCTCGGCCAACGTTGCGCGCAGGGTTTCGGGCAGGCGGGCCAACGCGGACCTGTACTCCGCCACCGCCCAAGCCGTGCTGCGCTGCTGGAGCGCCTCGTGCAAAGGCGCCTCCCTCGCGCCGGTGTCATAACCCGCGCCCTCCAGATCGCTCAGGATCGCCTCGGCCGATTGTGGCGCATCGAGACCGACCGCATGGCCCATGTTCCAATTCTTGCCCGGATAGGTGGACAGGACCAGCGCCACGCGCCGCTGCGCCGGCGGGGTCGCGGCCAGCCGGCTCCAGCCCCGCACGCGGTCCGCGATCGCCGCGATCCTGCCCGTCTCGGCGCGGTGGGCAAAGCGGGAGTATTGCAGTTGCGCATCCTTTTTGCCCGGATCCTTGAAACTGGCGACGCCGCCCATGATGCGCCCGTCCACCTCGGGCAAGACCACATGCATGGCGAGGTCAGCGGGCGAAAGGCCCCGCTCGGCCTCGGCCCAGGCCTTTCGGGTGGAGGTGGCGAGGGCCACCTGAAAAACCGGCACACCCGCTGCATCTAGCGGCGACGCGACACCCTCGCCCTTGCCGGAAAAGGCGGTGGCGTTGACGATGGCCACCGGGTCTAACGACGCGACCTGACGGCGCAACCAGCCCGCGGCCTCCGGCGCCTTGAGCGATGGCCCAAAGAGCGCGGCCACATCGAAACCGCGCGCGCGGAAAGCGTCGAAAAGCGCGATGATCGGCGCGAGGTCAGCAGCCACCAGATAAGAGCGGTAGAAGACGATCAGAACGCGCGGCTGGCCCGCGAGGGCCGACGCGGATGCGCGCGCCAGAACCGGACAGCAGGCACCCTGCTCTGGCGTCCAGGCCCCGACCTGAGGCAGCGATTTTGCGCCGCGCACCGGCCCCGCATAGAGCCCCGCCGCCAACGCCAGTTGCGCCAGCGCCGCCTGCGCCGCAACCGCGCCGCCTGTGTCGCACAGATGCGCAAGCCGCCGCAGCGTGGATTTCGGAAGGGTCGACATGTCATCCAGCCGCGCGTCGGGGCGACCATCGGCAGGCAGCACGGCCAGCGCGATCCCTTTTTCCTGCGCCAGCGCACGGATGCTCTGCAGGCCATAAGGCCAGTATGGCACACCCCCGATCAGGCGGATCAGGATGCCTTTGGCGCCGCTCAATGTCTGCTCGACATAGGTATCGACCGACAAGGGATGCTTCAGCGCAACGATATTGGCCAGTCTCAGCGTCGGCAGCCGCCCCTCCGGCCCACCGCCTTGATGCCAGCCTTCCGCGAAAGCGCCCAGATCGGAGTCGGACAGCGACAGCACCACCAGATCGGCGGCGTCCTGCACCAGATCCATCGGTGTCTCGGTCTCTTCCAGCCCGTGGCTTTCGCGGAAAACGACGTGCATGGTGTTACTCTGCCGCCTCGGCCCGCGCCGCGCCCAGAGCGGTGCGAATCACGCCTGCGTCGATGTCGTGATGCTCGGCGATGACGACCAGCCGGCCCGCGCGGGCCTCGTTCGGCTGCCACGGGCGGTCGAACTGATGCCGCACCCGCGCGCCCACGGCCTGCACCAGCAGGCGCATGGGTTTGCCCGCGACCGCGGCACATCCCTTGACTCGCAGAATATTGTGCTCGTTGGCCAGTCCCTCGATAGCGCGAACCAGATCGGCGGGGTCGGTAACTTCGGGAATGTCCACCACGATGCTCTCGAAGTCGTCATGCTCGTGGTCATCCGCGCCATCGTGATGTGAAGGGCGCGCGTCAATATCGTCCTCGGCGGCGGCCTCCAACCCCAGAATGATGCGCGGGTCGATGAGGCCTTCGGCCACTTCGACCACCGGCACCGAGCGCGGAGATTCGGCGGCGATCACCTCTTTTGCAAGAATAACGCCTTCCGGCCCGGCAAGGTCGGGCTTGGTCAAAAGGATAATGTCGGCGCAGGAAATCTGATCGCCGAACACCTCGGACAGGGGCGTTTCGTGGTCGATGCTGTCATCGGCCAGCCGCTGCGCATCGACGCGCGCGACATCGGTGGCGAACCGGCCCGCCGCGACTGCCTCGGCATCGGCCAGCGCGATCACGCCGTCCACGGTGATCTTCGAGCGGATATCGGGCCAGTCGAACGCCTTGAGCAGCGGCTTGGGCAGCGCAAGGCCGGAGGTTTCGATCAAAATGTGATCGGGGCGCGGATCGAGCGCCATCAGCGCCTCGATCGTCGGAATGAAATCATCGGCCACGGTGCAGCAGATGCAGCCATTTGCCAGCTCCATGATGTTTTCCGCCGGGCAATCGGGGATCGCGCAGGATTTCAGGATATCGCCATCAACGCCCACATCGCCGAATTCATTGACGATTACGGCAAGGCGCTTGCCACCCGGGTTTTGCATCAGCTGGCGCACCAGCGTCGTCTTGCCCGAGCCGAGAAATCCGGTGATGACGGTGACGGGAAGTTTGGCAAGATCAGACATCGGAGGCCTCCAGCGGGGGAATGCGCGCAACACAATTGCGCTTGAAATGTTCGGGGCGTTCGCGCCACGGGATCAGCCCATCGGGGCACGCGTGATAGCGGGCGGCGCCGTCAAGGATCATCGCGGGGCCTGCCTGCTCGTC
It includes:
- the cobN gene encoding cobaltochelatase subunit CobN, whose amino-acid sequence is MHVVFRESHGLEETETPMDLVQDAADLVVLSLSDSDLGAFAEGWHQGGGPEGRLPTLRLANIVALKHPLSVDTYVEQTLSGAKGILIRLIGGVPYWPYGLQSIRALAQEKGIALAVLPADGRPDARLDDMSTLPKSTLRRLAHLCDTGGAVAAQAALAQLALAAGLYAGPVRGAKSLPQVGAWTPEQGACCPVLARASASALAGQPRVLIVFYRSYLVAADLAPIIALFDAFRARGFDVAALFGPSLKAPEAAGWLRRQVASLDPVAIVNATAFSGKGEGVASPLDAAGVPVFQVALATSTRKAWAEAERGLSPADLAMHVVLPEVDGRIMGGVASFKDPGKKDAQLQYSRFAHRAETGRIAAIADRVRGWSRLAATPPAQRRVALVLSTYPGKNWNMGHAVGLDAPQSAEAILSDLEGAGYDTGAREAPLHEALQQRSTAWAVAEYRSALARLPETLRATLAEVWGDPEDDPDCQNGAFHFAATRRGNAWIALQPERDTPKGREDSYHDLVRTPRHAYVAFYLWLQSRVDALVHIGAHGTLEWLPGKSVALSETCWPEVLTGALPVIYPFIVNDPGEAAQAKRRIGAVTLGHIPPPMRASGTPERLARLESLLDEFSNADGLDPRRRDRLQSDIRDEAQAQGVEDDLGLDRAGCSAEAITRIDRFVCDIKESQFGEGLHIWGRAPQRTAPFATGQSASAEQRALLDALDGRRIAAGPSGSPYRGRRDVLPTGRNLYTTDPRAVPTRAAYAQGVRLADELIRRHLQDEGDWPRGLIVDLWGSATMRTAGEEFAMALHLLGVRPVWDAGSERVSGIEVIPLTEMRRPRIDVTLRVSGLFRDVFPTLSALFAQSVRTLAARDEEPEWNPYAGREDLARVYGPRPGSFGLGMGAALEDYTEAGREKAGLAWLAASAWALDGEAAVHDTAGIRARVAQADSFVHPQDLPETDLLLASDYAAHEAGFAAAQAVTGGRAALYHLANTNPDHPRTRTLSEEIARVVRARAANPGWIGGMKQHGFRGAAEIAATLDHLASFAHLAGAVAPHLFDLYHDATLGDPETEGFLQDANPEAYRAMQARFAALLEAGLWQTRRNSVMAGLEAPA
- the cobW gene encoding cobalamin biosynthesis protein CobW, giving the protein MSDLAKLPVTVITGFLGSGKTTLVRQLMQNPGGKRLAVIVNEFGDVGVDGDILKSCAIPDCPAENIMELANGCICCTVADDFIPTIEALMALDPRPDHILIETSGLALPKPLLKAFDWPDIRSKITVDGVIALADAEAVAAGRFATDVARVDAQRLADDSIDHETPLSEVFGDQISCADIILLTKPDLAGPEGVILAKEVIAAESPRSVPVVEVAEGLIDPRIILGLEAAAEDDIDARPSHHDGADDHEHDDFESIVVDIPEVTDPADLVRAIEGLANEHNILRVKGCAAVAGKPMRLLVQAVGARVRHQFDRPWQPNEARAGRLVVIAEHHDIDAGVIRTALGAARAEAAE